The proteins below come from a single Mercenaria mercenaria strain notata chromosome 3, MADL_Memer_1, whole genome shotgun sequence genomic window:
- the LOC123546345 gene encoding ATP-dependent DNA helicase PIF1-like produces the protein MMGKKSLLEQFTAPKVLWLKIGAPVLLLRNLSQKLVNGLRGIVVKVEPDGPVVHFKQVNVTTKVKKMTFSVFSPSLNKNICTREQVPLRLAYALTIHKSQGMILDSVEVNCREIFKAGQLGVAVGRVRSESGLRVINFHPRVCMPHAENVGHFQTALTVKPEADLRCCRNNIRL, from the exons ATGATGGGGAAAAAGTCCCTGCTTGAACAGTTCACAGCTCCAAAGGTTCTTTGGCTGAAAATTGGTGCGCCAGTGCTTTTGTTACGGAATTTATCGCAGAAACTTGTAAATGGCCTTAGAGGGATTGTTGTGAAGGTCGAACCTGATGGTCCAGTTGTGCATTTCAAACAAGTTAACGTGACAACTAAAGTGAAGAAGATGACTTTTTCTG tatttagtcCATCTCTGAACAAGAATATCTGTACAAGGGAACAAGTTCCTCTCCGGCTGGCGTATGCTCTCACCATTCACAAGTCACAGGGAATGATATTAGACAG tgtagAGGTTAATTGCCGGGAAATATTCAAAGCTGGCCAACTAGGCGTTGCAGTAGGGAGAGTCAGGAGTGAATCTGGTCTCAGGGTCATAAACTTCCACCCAAGAGTGTGCATGCCACATGCGGAAAATGTAGGACACTTCCAGACTGCTCTAACTGTCAAACCTGAAGCTGACCTGAGGTGTTGCAGAAACAATATCAGgttataa
- the LOC128555878 gene encoding uncharacterized protein LOC128555878 — protein sequence MNTKQIEALDLALAGHNLVITGQAGTGKSFIVGEIVKNLRASGRKVQLTCTTGIACLNYSNNLDTQTIHRWSGMDDGRYSSKETVSIIKNSPNSALTLERIRQTEVLIIDEISMLSRSMFEQVAEICSIKNPDFLFGGMQVIVAGNFYQLPPVPNRLYSDNGEMCFESRTFQKVLQHKVTLEEIVRQKDATQETICGKCG from the coding sequence ATGAATACCAAACAGATAGAAGCGTTGGATTTGGCTTTAGCAGGGCACAATCTTGTTATTACTGGCCAGGCTGGAACTGGAAAATCCTTCATTGTAGGCGAAATAGTGAAGAACTTAAGAGCTAGTGGGAGGAAAGTGCAGCTGACATGCACAACTGGTATAGCTTGTTTAAATTACAGTAATAACCTTGACACTCAAACCATTCACAGATGGTCTGGAATGGATGATGGGAGATACTCATCAAAGGAGACCGTCAGCATCATCAAGAACTCGCCAAATAGTGCACTAACTCTTGAGAGAATACGGCAAACTGAGGTCCTCATAATTGATGAGATATCAATGCTGAGCCGAAGTATGTTTGAACAAGTAGCTGAAATATGTTCTATTAAAAACCCGGACTTTTTGTTTGGAGGGATGCAGGTTATTGTTGCTGGTAACTTTTATCAGCTGCCCCCGGTACCAAATAGGTTATACAGTGACAATGGGGAAATGTGTTTTGAAAGTAGAACATTTCAGAAAGTTCTCCAACACAAAGTAACACTAGAAGAAATAGTAAGACAGAAAGATGCAACTCAGGAGACTATCTGTGGGAAATGTGGATGA
- the LOC123548167 gene encoding uncharacterized protein LOC123548167, with protein MEIRTGASRPKTAGLEYQLKGGQDEHQHLSSSSRLSGPIRYGKYEMQRNLAKAIQASVMNLVEELPFNESEIPDLLIQEGCITEDECKQIREKTDRKTQVRKLIVLIKGRSYETMKIFLDSIKHFCRETVENIWKQYNELMKGNTRGHKCPTCELKENVDIKYVIDYLYAKDVLKTHLFDEISDSNNKVGDQNHLWEKVLQACIGSNFKHLVDSLEVKGRYSHIAKSLKAYYRGGFQDPICLCSSDGFSHISALTANFDANESSATYSPESTCTSASDPDTEVESLSDENTSLKRPFLSNSSSTETISVKDIENMTNIDIPSDFDYIFKTRSEVGNDTEENTDMTRSASALSIETLVENSSVHSFVPVAEDDNQELEDDHEYLIPEDELGNQTTFEIESHRSLDESPTCPCFCFKRCKQRSDIPFQNL; from the exons ATGGAGATAAGAACAGGAGCTT CTCGCCCGAAGACAGCGGGTCTCGAATATCAACTAAAAGGAGGCCAGGATGAACATCAACATCTGTCGTCTTCTTCTAGACTATCAGGACCGATACGATATGGGAAATATG AAATGCAACGCAATCTAGCGAAAGCCATTCAAGCAAGCGTGATGAATCTAGTAGAAGAACTGCCATTTAATGAAAGTGAAATACCCGACCTTCTCATCCAAGAAGGCTGCATTACAGAGGACGAATGCAAACAAATACGTGAAAAAACAGACAGGAAGACTCAAGTTAGAAAGCTAATAGTTTTGATAAAAGGGAGAAGTTATGaaacaatgaaaatctttttggatagtataaaacatttttgtcgtGAGACGGTTGAGAATATTTGGAAACAATACAATGAATTGATGAAAGGCAATACAAGAGGTCACAAATGTCCTACTTGTGAACTGAAAGAGAATGTAGATATTAAATATGTAATAGATTATCTATATGCAAAAGATGTTCTTAAAACTCATTTATTTGATGAGATAAGTGACAGTAACAATAAAGTAGGCGACCAAAATCATCTTTGGGAAAAAGTTCTACAAGCGTGTATCGGAAGCAATTTCAAGCATCTGGTGGACAGTTTGGAAGTAAAAGGACGTTACAGTCACATTGCAAAGTCATTAAAAGCATACTACAGAGGCGGTTTCCAAGATCCAATTTGTTTATGTTCTAGCGACGGATTTAGTCATATTAGTGCACTAACCGCCAATTTTGATGCAAATGAAAGTTCCGCTACCTATTCACCAGAAAGCACATGTACTTCAGCATCTGACCCGGATACTGAAGTGGAAAGTTTATCTGACGAAAACACGTCGCTGAAGCGTCCGTTCTTATCCAATAGTTCTAGTACTGAGACTATTTCTGTAAAAGATATAGAAAATATGACTAACATTGACATACCGAGTGATTTCGATTACATCTTCAAGACAAGATCAGAGGTAGGCAACGATACTGAAGAAAACACGGATATGACGCGTAGTGCAAGTGCGCTAAGTATAGAAACTCTCGTAGAAAACAGCAGCGTGCATTCATTTGTTCCTGTTGCAGAGGATGACAACCAAGAGTTAGAAGATGATCATGAATACCTAATCCCAGAGGATGAGCTTGGCAACCAAACCACATTTGAAATAGAATCACATAGGTCGCTAGACGAGTCACCAACTTGCCCCtgcttttgttttaaacgttGTAAGCAAAGAAGCGATATCCCATTTCAAAATTTATGA